In Pseudomonas sp. PDM14, a genomic segment contains:
- a CDS encoding ABC transporter substrate-binding protein, which produces MKGLNRTTLALALGLACAAPAMATDLTVVSFGGANKNAQVKAFYEPWQAAGNGKIIAGEYNGEMAKVKAMVDTNSVSWNLVEVESPELARGCDEGLFEELDPAQFGNAEDFVEGAIQPCGVGFFVWSTVLAYNADKLASAPTGWADFWDVKKFPGKRGLRKGAKYTLEFALMADGVAPKDVYGVLATKEGQDRAFKKLDQIKSSIQWWEAGAQPPQFLASGDVVMSSAYNGRIAAVQKESNLKLVWTGGIYDFDAWAIPKGAKDAEAAQKFIAYTVQPEQQKTYSQNIAYGPANKKAVALLDKGLLGDMPTTPENIQDQVAMNVTFWADYGEQLEQRFNAWAAK; this is translated from the coding sequence ATGAAAGGCTTGAACAGAACAACGCTGGCACTCGCGCTCGGGCTGGCCTGCGCCGCACCGGCCATGGCCACCGACCTGACCGTGGTGTCGTTCGGCGGCGCCAACAAGAACGCCCAGGTCAAGGCCTTCTACGAGCCCTGGCAGGCGGCCGGCAACGGCAAGATCATCGCCGGTGAATACAACGGCGAGATGGCCAAGGTAAAGGCCATGGTCGACACCAACAGCGTGTCGTGGAACCTGGTGGAAGTAGAGTCGCCGGAACTGGCGCGCGGCTGTGACGAGGGCCTGTTCGAGGAACTCGACCCGGCGCAGTTCGGCAATGCCGAGGACTTCGTCGAAGGCGCGATCCAGCCGTGCGGCGTGGGCTTCTTCGTCTGGTCCACGGTGCTCGCCTACAACGCCGACAAACTGGCCAGCGCGCCGACCGGCTGGGCCGATTTCTGGGACGTGAAGAAATTCCCCGGCAAGCGCGGCCTGCGCAAGGGCGCCAAGTACACCCTGGAATTCGCCCTGATGGCCGACGGCGTGGCGCCGAAGGATGTCTACGGCGTGCTCGCCACCAAGGAAGGCCAGGACCGTGCCTTCAAGAAGCTCGACCAGATCAAGTCGAGCATCCAGTGGTGGGAAGCCGGCGCGCAGCCGCCGCAGTTCCTCGCCTCCGGCGATGTGGTCATGAGCTCGGCGTACAACGGCCGCATCGCTGCCGTGCAGAAAGAGAGCAACCTCAAGCTGGTGTGGACCGGCGGCATCTATGACTTCGACGCCTGGGCCATCCCCAAGGGCGCCAAGGATGCCGAGGCCGCGCAGAAATTCATCGCCTACACCGTGCAGCCCGAACAGCAGAAGACCTACTCGCAGAACATCGCCTACGGCCCGGCCAACAAGAAAGCCGTGGCGCTGCTCGACAAGGGCCTGCTGGGTGACATGCCGACCACCCCGGAGAACATCCAGGATCAGGTGGCGATGAACGTGACCTTCTGGGCCGACTACGGCGAGCAGCTGGAGCAGCGCTTCAACGCTTGGGCCGCCAAGTAG
- the rpe gene encoding ribulose-phosphate 3-epimerase, translating into MHPFAIAPSILSADFARLGEEVDKVLAAGADIVHFDVMDNHYVPNLTIGPMVCAALRKYGITAPIDAHLMVSPVDRIIGDFIEAGATYVTFHPEASQHIDRSLQLIRDGGAKAGLVFNPATSLDALKYVMDKVDMILLMSVNPGFGGQKFIPGTLDKLREARALIDASGRDIRLEIDGGVNVNNIREIAAAGADTFVAGSAIFNQPDYKAVIDAMRAELAQVRA; encoded by the coding sequence ATGCACCCCTTCGCCATCGCCCCGTCGATCCTGTCCGCCGATTTCGCCCGCCTGGGCGAGGAGGTCGACAAGGTTCTCGCCGCCGGCGCCGACATCGTCCACTTCGATGTGATGGACAACCACTACGTGCCCAACCTGACCATCGGCCCGATGGTCTGCGCGGCGCTGCGCAAGTACGGCATCACCGCACCGATCGACGCGCACCTGATGGTCTCGCCGGTCGACCGCATCATTGGCGACTTCATCGAGGCTGGCGCCACTTACGTGACCTTTCACCCGGAAGCCAGCCAGCACATCGACCGTTCGCTGCAGCTGATCCGCGATGGCGGCGCCAAGGCCGGCCTGGTGTTCAACCCGGCTACCTCGCTGGATGCGCTGAAGTACGTGATGGACAAGGTCGACATGATCCTGCTGATGAGCGTCAACCCCGGCTTCGGCGGGCAGAAGTTCATCCCCGGCACCCTCGACAAGCTGCGCGAGGCGCGCGCGCTAATCGACGCCTCCGGCCGTGACATCCGCCTGGAGATCGACGGCGGGGTCAACGTCAACAACATCCGCGAAATCGCCGCGGCCGGCGCCGACACCTTCGTCGCCGGCTCGGCGATCTTCAACCAGCCCGACTACAAAGCGGTGATCGACGCCATGCGCGCCGAGTTGGCCCAGGTGCGTGCGTGA
- a CDS encoding ABC transporter permease: MENTVSLTEFAGLTLKQRLARAERMNRLKAQGLILPLLVFLVLVFLVPIGTLLYKSVSNPEVVGALPRTVEAIAAWDGKALPPEPVYHALSLDLADARKNQTIGDLSKRLNMELAGYRSLMAKTGRALPFKAEPSSYKEALETLDERWGDPAYWQVIRRNSDSLTSYYLLAAVDHRIDDLGELAAATPDQAIYLDIFARTFWMGLVITAICLVLAYPLAYLLANLPTRTSNLLIILVLLPFWTSILVRVAAWIVLLQSGGLINGALLKLGLIDAPLELVFNRTGVYVAMVHIMLPFMILPIYSVMKGISPTYMRAAISLGCHPFASFWRVYFPQTVAGVGAGCLLVFILSIGYYITPALLGSPNDQMISYFVAFYTNSTINWGMATALGGLLLLATLVLYVVYSWLVGASRLRLS, translated from the coding sequence ATGGAAAACACCGTCTCCCTCACCGAATTCGCCGGTCTCACCCTCAAGCAGCGCCTGGCGCGTGCCGAGCGGATGAATCGCCTGAAGGCCCAGGGGCTGATCCTGCCGCTGCTGGTGTTCCTCGTCCTGGTGTTCCTCGTGCCGATCGGCACCCTGCTGTACAAGAGCGTGAGCAACCCGGAAGTGGTTGGCGCCCTGCCGCGTACCGTCGAGGCGATTGCCGCCTGGGATGGCAAGGCCCTGCCGCCGGAGCCGGTGTACCACGCCCTGAGCCTGGACCTGGCCGACGCGCGCAAGAATCAGACAATCGGCGACCTGTCCAAGCGCCTGAACATGGAGCTTGCCGGCTACCGCAGCCTGATGGCCAAGACCGGTCGTGCGCTGCCGTTCAAAGCCGAGCCGAGCTCTTATAAAGAAGCGCTGGAAACCCTCGACGAGCGCTGGGGCGACCCGGCCTATTGGCAGGTGATCCGGCGCAACAGCGACAGCCTGACCTCCTATTACCTGCTGGCGGCCGTCGATCACCGCATCGATGACCTCGGCGAACTGGCAGCGGCGACGCCGGACCAGGCGATCTACCTGGATATCTTTGCCCGCACTTTCTGGATGGGCCTGGTGATCACCGCTATCTGCCTGGTGCTGGCCTACCCGCTGGCGTACCTGCTGGCCAATTTGCCGACGCGTACCAGTAACCTGCTGATCATCCTCGTGCTACTGCCGTTCTGGACCTCGATCCTGGTGCGGGTGGCGGCGTGGATCGTGCTGCTGCAGTCGGGCGGCCTGATCAACGGCGCGCTGCTCAAGCTCGGCCTGATCGACGCGCCGCTGGAACTGGTGTTCAACCGCACCGGCGTCTACGTGGCGATGGTGCACATCATGCTGCCGTTCATGATCCTGCCGATCTACAGCGTGATGAAGGGCATTTCGCCGACCTACATGCGCGCCGCCATCTCGCTCGGCTGCCACCCGTTCGCCAGCTTCTGGCGCGTGTACTTCCCGCAGACCGTGGCCGGTGTCGGTGCCGGTTGCCTGCTGGTGTTCATCCTGTCCATCGGCTACTACATCACCCCGGCGCTGCTCGGCAGCCCGAACGATCAGATGATCAGCTACTTCGTCGCCTTCTACACCAACAGCACGATCAACTGGGGCATGGCCACGGCGCTGGGCGGCCTGCTGCTGCTCGCCACGCTGGTGCTGTACGTGGTCTACAGCTGGCTAGTGGGCGCCAGTCGCCTGCGTCTGAGCTGA
- a CDS encoding ABC transporter permease — MLSPYKSPVERAWFWTHRSLCALVLLFLILPVLVIIPLSFNSGTFLVYPLQGFSLRWYADFFGSAEWMRSLTNSLIVAPAATLLAMVFGTLAAIGLTRGEFRGKALVMSLLISPMVAPVVIVGVASYLFFAPLGLGNSFISLILVHAVLGVPFVIITVSATLQGFNYNLVRAAASLGASPLTAFRRVTLPLIAPGVISGALFAFATSFDEVVVTLFLAGPEQATLPRQMFSGIRENLSPTIAAAATLLIGFSVVMLLTLEWLRGRSEKMRTVAPE; from the coding sequence ATGCTGAGCCCTTACAAGTCCCCCGTCGAGCGCGCCTGGTTCTGGACCCACCGCAGCCTGTGCGCGCTGGTGCTGCTGTTCCTGATCCTGCCGGTGCTGGTGATCATCCCGCTGTCGTTCAACTCCGGCACCTTCCTGGTCTACCCGCTGCAGGGCTTTTCCCTGCGCTGGTACGCCGATTTCTTCGGCTCGGCCGAATGGATGCGCTCGCTGACTAACAGCCTGATCGTTGCGCCGGCCGCGACCCTGCTGGCGATGGTCTTCGGCACCCTGGCGGCGATCGGCCTGACCCGCGGCGAATTCCGCGGCAAGGCGCTGGTGATGAGCCTGCTGATCTCGCCGATGGTCGCGCCAGTGGTGATCGTCGGTGTGGCCAGCTACCTGTTCTTCGCCCCACTGGGGCTGGGCAACAGCTTCATCTCGCTGATCCTGGTGCACGCGGTGCTCGGTGTGCCGTTCGTCATCATCACCGTGTCGGCGACGCTGCAGGGCTTCAACTACAACCTGGTGCGCGCGGCGGCCAGCCTCGGTGCCTCGCCGCTGACCGCGTTCCGCCGGGTGACCCTGCCGCTGATCGCGCCGGGGGTGATCAGCGGGGCGCTGTTCGCCTTCGCCACCTCGTTCGACGAAGTGGTGGTGACCCTGTTCCTCGCCGGCCCCGAGCAGGCGACCCTGCCACGGCAGATGTTCAGTGGCATCCGCGAGAACCTCAGCCCGACCATCGCCGCCGCGGCCACGCTGCTGATCGGCTTCTCGGTGGTCATGCTCCTGACTCTGGAATGGTTGCGCGGGCGCAGCGAGAAAATGCGCACGGTGGCGCCCGAGTAA